The following proteins come from a genomic window of Azoarcus sp. PA01:
- a CDS encoding TIGR03088 family PEP-CTERM/XrtA system glycosyltransferase gives MIGRMLVMHVVYRFDVGGLENGVVNLINRMPSDRFRHVVVALTQCAPAFCRRIVRPDVEFISLDKPPGHGVKVYPQLYRLFRDRRPAIVHTRNLAALEAVVPARAAGVPVRIHGEHGWDVADPGGTRRKLQFVRRLYRPFVSRYVALSRHLALYLTDAVRVPAARIERICNGVDPACFRPPDGPRPPIAGSPFGGNDEVLVGTVGRLEAVKDQRNLVRAVAHLIAQRAPGTDCLRLIIAGDGASRSSIEAEVRAAGIGTVVWLAGERTDVADVMRGLDIFALPSLAEGISNTILEAMASGLPVIATDVGGNPELVEHGFTGTLVPSSDYVALADALAPYVADGMLRRRHGDAGRGRVDAEFSLDVMVDRYAALYRTSIEAALPLRRVA, from the coding sequence ATGATCGGTCGGATGCTCGTGATGCACGTCGTCTACCGCTTCGATGTCGGCGGGCTGGAAAACGGCGTCGTGAACCTCATCAACCGCATGCCCTCCGACCGCTTCCGGCACGTCGTCGTGGCGCTGACGCAGTGCGCGCCGGCATTCTGCCGCCGCATCGTTCGGCCCGACGTCGAGTTCATTTCGCTCGACAAACCGCCAGGTCACGGGGTCAAGGTCTACCCTCAGCTCTATCGCCTGTTCCGCGACAGGCGCCCCGCGATCGTGCATACCCGCAATCTCGCCGCGCTCGAAGCCGTCGTGCCTGCCCGTGCGGCCGGGGTTCCGGTGCGAATCCACGGCGAACACGGCTGGGATGTGGCGGACCCGGGCGGGACGCGGCGGAAGCTGCAGTTCGTGCGGCGGCTGTACCGTCCGTTCGTCAGTCGCTACGTGGCGCTGTCGCGGCACCTCGCGCTCTACCTTACCGACGCAGTTCGCGTCCCCGCCGCGCGCATCGAGCGCATCTGCAACGGCGTCGATCCCGCATGTTTTCGGCCGCCGGACGGCCCACGTCCGCCGATTGCAGGCTCGCCTTTCGGCGGGAACGATGAGGTGCTCGTCGGCACGGTCGGTCGCCTGGAGGCGGTCAAGGATCAGCGCAATCTCGTCCGGGCGGTCGCGCACCTCATCGCGCAGCGTGCGCCCGGCACGGACTGCCTGCGACTGATCATTGCCGGCGACGGCGCGTCGCGCAGCAGCATCGAAGCCGAAGTCCGCGCCGCCGGCATCGGCACTGTCGTGTGGCTTGCCGGCGAGCGGACGGACGTCGCCGATGTCATGCGCGGCCTCGACATCTTCGCGCTTCCGTCACTCGCGGAAGGCATCTCGAACACGATCCTCGAAGCGATGGCGAGCGGGTTGCCGGTGATCGCCACCGATGTCGGCGGCAATCCCGAACTCGTCGAGCATGGCTTTACAGGAACGCTCGTACCCTCATCTGATTATGTTGCGCTGGCCGATGCACTGGCACCATATGTTGCCGATGGAATGCTGCGCCGGCGACATGGCGATGCGGGCCGCGGCCGAGTCGATGCGGAGTTCAGTCTCGACGTCATGGTCGATCGCTATGCAGCGCTCTATCGAACCTCCATCGAGGCGGCGCTGCCGTTGCGCCGTGTAGCCTGA
- a CDS encoding FemAB family PEP-CTERM system-associated protein gives MDRVPVVVRQLTGADHGRWDAFVRGCPDATFFHLSAWQGIIREIFRHRTFFLYAERAGDIIAVLPLAEVRSRLFGHALTSLPFCVYGGSAGDSEGVALVEAEAETLARRLRVQHLELRNLTPRHEEWPRQDLYVTFRKEIQPDDDANLLAIPRKQRAMVRKGIRHGLTSCVEPDVERFFSLYADNVLRHGTPALPKAFFARLMKDFGPDCEVLTVSDADGNALSSVLSFYFRDEVLPYYAGDAVMARDVAANDFKYWELMRRAAARGCRLFDFGRSKIGTGPFSFKKNWGFEPQPLSYEYRLYRRDSVPQNNPLNPKYRAFIALWRRLPIRVANAIGPHIVRNLG, from the coding sequence ATGGATCGGGTTCCGGTGGTCGTCAGGCAACTCACCGGCGCCGATCACGGTCGCTGGGACGCATTCGTCCGCGGCTGCCCGGACGCGACGTTCTTCCACCTGTCGGCGTGGCAAGGGATCATCCGTGAAATTTTCCGCCACCGGACTTTCTTCCTGTACGCGGAACGCGCCGGCGACATCATCGCCGTGCTGCCGCTCGCCGAAGTCAGGAGCCGGCTGTTCGGCCACGCGCTGACGTCCCTGCCTTTCTGTGTGTATGGCGGGTCGGCCGGGGATTCGGAAGGCGTTGCGCTCGTCGAGGCGGAGGCCGAAACGCTCGCGCGCCGCTTGCGCGTCCAGCATCTGGAACTGCGCAACCTCACCCCTCGCCACGAGGAGTGGCCGCGCCAGGACCTGTACGTGACGTTCCGCAAGGAAATCCAGCCGGATGACGACGCGAACCTGCTCGCGATCCCGCGCAAGCAGCGCGCGATGGTGCGCAAGGGCATCAGGCACGGACTGACGAGCTGCGTCGAGCCGGATGTCGAGCGTTTTTTCTCGCTGTATGCCGATAACGTGTTGCGGCACGGCACGCCGGCATTGCCGAAAGCATTTTTCGCGCGCCTCATGAAGGACTTCGGGCCGGACTGCGAAGTGCTCACGGTGAGCGATGCGGATGGAAATGCACTGTCGAGCGTGCTGAGTTTTTATTTTCGCGACGAAGTGCTGCCGTACTACGCTGGCGACGCAGTGATGGCGCGCGACGTCGCGGCGAACGATTTCAAATACTGGGAATTGATGCGCCGCGCCGCCGCGCGCGGCTGCCGGCTGTTCGATTTCGGCCGCAGCAAGATCGGCACCGGTCCGTTCAGCTTCAAGAAGAACTGGGGCTTCGAGCCACAGCCGCTGTCGTACGAATACCGTCTCTACAGGCGCGACTCGGTGCCGCAGAACAATCCGCTGAATCCGAAGTACCGCGCTTTCATCGCGCTGTGGCGCCGGCTGCCGATACGCGTGGCGAACGCGATCGGGCCGCACATCGTGCGCAACTTGGGATGA
- the xrtA gene encoding exosortase A yields the protein MKRDADHDRLAVPALPAAQGSLPAGFVTVAVNLTVSVVWLLAWYWPTASEIGRIWWRTETYAHGLTVLPIFAWLVWRARERIGEWRPQPVPWLALPVAAIGVVWMVGRLVGVAGASHFALVAMLVAGLVGVLGWRLSRILLFPLAFLVFAVPIGDFLLPVLMEYTADFTVFALRATGVPVYQEGLHFIVPNGRWSVVEACSGVRYLIASTMVGALYAYLNYTTLHRRALFMLVAMLVPIVANWLRAYMIVMLGYLSDNRIAAGVDHLIYGWIFFGVVILLMFSIGARWREEVPAPVRTSLGQTGSRTKWAGAVPVALAVAAFPLAHGMIDRPVEDYSVKVDLPAPAAGWREASADLLGYRPHYANARGEAFAMYRGPDGQPVGMYAGWYADQRDGSEMVAWGNGLVSTGQGEAYVVSRFAVESPAGRVQGADLNTAEGRMRVWQWYRVNGRVVTGEAEVKLRLALDRVLGRADQSSVIVLVTPELDAPQNADARLRAFVRAHEDGIDAALDAAARERIR from the coding sequence ATGAAACGCGACGCGGATCACGACCGGCTCGCGGTCCCCGCTCTCCCGGCGGCCCAGGGAAGCTTGCCTGCCGGGTTCGTGACTGTTGCGGTCAACCTCACGGTGTCGGTCGTGTGGCTCCTCGCGTGGTACTGGCCGACGGCGAGCGAGATCGGGCGGATCTGGTGGCGCACGGAGACGTACGCGCACGGGTTGACGGTTCTGCCCATTTTCGCGTGGCTCGTGTGGCGCGCGCGGGAGCGAATCGGTGAATGGCGTCCGCAACCGGTGCCCTGGCTTGCCCTGCCCGTTGCCGCCATCGGGGTGGTGTGGATGGTCGGCAGGCTCGTCGGGGTCGCCGGGGCATCGCATTTCGCGCTCGTCGCGATGCTCGTGGCCGGGCTTGTCGGCGTGCTCGGCTGGCGGCTGTCGCGCATTCTGCTGTTTCCGCTCGCGTTTCTCGTTTTTGCGGTGCCGATCGGTGACTTCCTGTTGCCGGTGCTGATGGAGTACACCGCCGATTTCACGGTGTTTGCGCTGCGCGCCACCGGCGTTCCCGTCTACCAGGAAGGCTTGCATTTCATCGTGCCCAATGGCCGCTGGTCTGTCGTCGAAGCCTGCAGCGGAGTTCGTTACCTGATCGCCTCGACGATGGTCGGCGCCCTCTACGCATACCTGAACTACACGACGCTGCATCGACGGGCGCTGTTCATGCTCGTCGCAATGCTCGTGCCGATCGTCGCGAACTGGCTGCGCGCCTACATGATCGTGATGCTCGGCTACCTGTCGGACAACCGTATCGCGGCGGGCGTCGACCACTTGATCTATGGCTGGATTTTCTTCGGTGTCGTCATTCTGCTGATGTTCTCGATCGGCGCGCGCTGGCGCGAAGAGGTGCCGGCCCCCGTCCGGACTTCGTTGGGGCAAACGGGTTCGCGAACGAAATGGGCGGGGGCGGTGCCGGTCGCGCTCGCCGTCGCAGCGTTTCCGCTCGCGCACGGGATGATCGACCGTCCGGTCGAGGACTATTCGGTGAAAGTCGACTTGCCTGCGCCGGCGGCGGGGTGGCGTGAGGCGTCGGCCGATCTGCTGGGCTACCGGCCGCACTACGCGAACGCGCGCGGCGAGGCGTTCGCGATGTATCGAGGGCCCGACGGGCAACCAGTCGGCATGTATGCTGGCTGGTACGCAGACCAGCGCGACGGCAGCGAGATGGTCGCGTGGGGCAACGGTCTCGTCAGCACCGGCCAGGGCGAGGCTTACGTCGTTTCGCGTTTCGCTGTCGAGTCTCCGGCAGGGCGCGTCCAGGGAGCCGACCTGAACACCGCCGAAGGGCGAATGCGCGTCTGGCAGTGGTACCGCGTGAATGGGAGGGTTGTCACCGGCGAGGCCGAAGTCAAGTTGCGCCTTGCGCTGGACAGGGTGCTCGGACGGGCAGACCAGTCGAGCGTCATCGTGCTTGTCACCCCCGAGCTGGATGCCCCGCAAAACGCCGATGCCCGGCTGCGCGCCTTCGTGCGGGCGCATGAAGACGGGATCGACGCGGCGCTCGACGCGGCAGCGCGGGAAAGAATCCGATGA
- a CDS encoding TIGR03087 family PEP-CTERM/XrtA system glycosyltransferase, which produces MKILYVCHRFPFPPKRGGKIRPFNMIRHLSQQHQVTVCSIARSHAEAEEGAGIAPHCERFEIGKVSNPVQVLRMVARLPTTVPSSMGFFWSPELADKVKALLDAERFDLIFVHCSSVAQYVTHVHGIPKILDFGDMDSQKWLEYVRYKPFPLKLGYWLEGSKMEREERRLAPLFDLCTATTRAEWETLESYGTGVATDWFPNGVDAEFFKPDGDGYDAETISFIGRMDYYPNQECMFDFCERTWPLLRARRPAMKLLVVGADPSPAVQKLGELPGVTVTGSVADVRPYILRSAAMVAPLNIARGTQNKILEAMAMGVPVVSSGVAAGGVDALADEHFLVANEPGEYAEAILRLVENPAERERLAQAGRQRMLSHHAWPRSMERLDAIVERCLARPRAHLIHANREVIQ; this is translated from the coding sequence ATGAAGATCCTCTACGTCTGCCATCGCTTTCCGTTTCCGCCCAAGCGCGGTGGCAAGATTCGCCCGTTCAACATGATCCGGCATCTGTCGCAGCAGCATCAGGTGACGGTGTGCTCGATCGCCCGCTCGCATGCCGAAGCGGAAGAGGGCGCCGGCATCGCCCCGCACTGCGAGCGCTTCGAGATCGGCAAGGTGTCGAACCCGGTGCAGGTGCTGCGCATGGTCGCGCGCCTGCCGACGACGGTGCCGTCGTCGATGGGGTTTTTCTGGTCGCCGGAACTCGCCGACAAGGTCAAGGCGCTGCTCGACGCCGAGCGCTTCGACCTCATCTTCGTTCACTGCTCGTCGGTCGCGCAGTACGTGACGCACGTGCATGGCATTCCGAAGATTCTCGACTTCGGCGACATGGACTCGCAGAAGTGGCTCGAATACGTGCGCTACAAGCCTTTCCCGCTGAAGCTCGGCTACTGGCTCGAAGGCAGCAAGATGGAGCGGGAGGAAAGGCGCCTCGCGCCGCTGTTCGACCTGTGTACCGCGACGACGCGCGCGGAGTGGGAGACGCTCGAGAGCTACGGCACCGGCGTCGCGACCGACTGGTTCCCGAACGGCGTGGACGCCGAGTTCTTCAAGCCGGATGGCGACGGATACGACGCGGAAACGATCAGCTTCATCGGCCGCATGGACTACTACCCGAATCAGGAGTGCATGTTCGATTTCTGCGAACGCACGTGGCCGCTGCTGCGCGCGCGCCGTCCCGCCATGAAGCTGTTGGTCGTCGGCGCCGATCCGTCGCCCGCAGTGCAGAAGCTCGGGGAGTTGCCGGGTGTCACGGTGACCGGTTCGGTCGCGGACGTGCGCCCGTACATCCTGCGCTCGGCGGCGATGGTCGCGCCGCTGAACATCGCGCGCGGCACGCAGAACAAGATCCTCGAAGCGATGGCGATGGGCGTGCCGGTCGTCTCGAGCGGCGTCGCCGCGGGCGGCGTGGACGCGCTTGCCGATGAGCATTTCCTGGTCGCGAACGAGCCGGGGGAATACGCCGAGGCGATCCTGCGCCTCGTCGAGAACCCCGCTGAACGCGAGCGCCTCGCGCAGGCCGGGCGGCAGCGGATGCTGTCGCACCATGCCTGGCCGCGCTCGATGGAGCGCCTCGACGCGATCGTCGAGCGCTGCCTTGCCCGCCCCCGCGCCCACCTGATTCACGCCAACAGGGAAGTCATCCAATGA
- a CDS encoding amidotransferase 1, exosortase A system-associated produces MCGIAGLFDFRGKRDFPRDLVRRMNDVQVHRGPDEGGYHFEPGVALAHRRLSIIDLSTGQQPLFNEDGSVAVVFNGEIYNFQELVPELEALGHVFHTRSDTEVIVHAWEAWGEDCVQRFRGMFAFALWDRNRETLFLARDRLAVKPLFYALLPDGTFAFGSELKVLMQHPLLDRRIDAHAVEEYFALGYVAEPRTIFAGAKKLGAAETLCVRRGEPVPPPRCYWDVHFTLDNPLSLADATAELTARLRESVRLRMIAEVPLGAFLSGGVDSSAVVATMAGLSDEPVHTCSIAFDDPAFNESEFAQKVADRYRTNHYVETVKSDDFDLIDTLAGLYDEPYADSSAIPTWRVCQLARKRVTVALSGDGGDESFGGYRRYRLHLMEERMRGALPLGVRQPMFGLLGRLYPKADWAPRMFRAKTTFQSLARDSLQAYFHSVSILGDAMRAQLFSNRFRSELAGYNAIEVFRRHAATAHTEDALALIQYVDLKTYLVGDINTKVDRASMAHSLEVREPLMDHKLVEWLATLPSGLKVKGQEGKYLFKKAMEPLLPNDVLYRPKMGFSVPLSRWFRGPLRERVRQTVLGETLAATGIFNPDYLRHLVDAHQSGARDYSSPLWSLMMFEAFVRNAGGYPARVPELAAAV; encoded by the coding sequence ATGTGCGGTATTGCCGGGCTTTTCGACTTTCGCGGCAAGCGCGATTTCCCCCGCGACTTGGTGCGCCGCATGAACGACGTGCAGGTGCACCGCGGGCCGGATGAAGGCGGTTACCACTTCGAGCCCGGTGTCGCGCTCGCGCACCGCCGCCTGTCGATCATCGACCTTTCCACCGGCCAGCAGCCGCTGTTCAACGAGGACGGGTCGGTCGCAGTCGTTTTCAATGGCGAGATTTACAACTTCCAGGAACTGGTGCCGGAGCTCGAAGCGCTCGGTCACGTCTTTCACACCCGCAGCGACACCGAAGTGATCGTGCATGCGTGGGAGGCGTGGGGCGAGGACTGCGTGCAACGTTTTCGCGGCATGTTTGCGTTCGCGCTGTGGGACCGCAACCGCGAGACGCTTTTCCTGGCGCGCGACCGGCTCGCCGTCAAGCCGCTGTTCTATGCGCTGCTGCCCGACGGGACGTTCGCATTCGGTTCCGAACTGAAAGTGCTGATGCAGCACCCGCTGCTCGACCGCCGCATCGATGCGCACGCAGTCGAAGAATATTTTGCACTCGGTTACGTCGCCGAACCGCGGACGATTTTCGCCGGGGCGAAGAAGCTGGGCGCGGCCGAAACGCTGTGCGTGCGGCGCGGCGAGCCCGTGCCGCCGCCGCGGTGCTACTGGGACGTGCACTTCACGCTCGACAATCCGCTGTCGCTCGCCGACGCGACTGCCGAACTCACCGCCCGGCTGCGTGAATCGGTGCGGCTGCGCATGATCGCGGAAGTGCCGCTCGGCGCTTTCCTGTCCGGCGGCGTCGATTCGAGCGCAGTCGTCGCGACGATGGCCGGCCTGTCCGACGAACCTGTGCACACCTGCTCGATCGCATTCGACGACCCCGCATTCAACGAGTCCGAGTTCGCGCAGAAAGTCGCGGATCGCTACCGCACGAACCATTACGTGGAGACGGTGAAGTCGGATGACTTCGACCTGATCGACACGCTCGCCGGTCTGTATGACGAACCCTATGCCGACAGCTCGGCGATCCCGACGTGGCGCGTCTGCCAGCTCGCGCGCAAACGGGTCACGGTCGCCCTGTCGGGTGACGGCGGCGACGAGAGTTTCGGCGGTTACCGCCGCTACCGCTTGCACCTGATGGAAGAGCGGATGCGCGGCGCGCTCCCGCTCGGCGTGCGCCAGCCGATGTTCGGCCTGCTGGGCCGCCTCTATCCGAAGGCGGACTGGGCGCCGCGCATGTTCCGCGCGAAGACGACGTTCCAGTCGCTCGCGCGCGATTCGCTGCAGGCCTATTTCCACTCGGTGTCGATCCTGGGCGACGCGATGCGCGCGCAACTGTTCTCGAACCGCTTCCGCAGCGAACTCGCCGGCTACAACGCGATCGAGGTTTTCCGCCGCCATGCGGCGACGGCGCACACCGAAGACGCGCTGGCGCTGATCCAGTATGTCGACCTCAAGACTTATCTCGTCGGCGACATCAACACCAAGGTCGATCGCGCCAGCATGGCGCACTCGCTCGAAGTGCGCGAGCCGCTGATGGATCACAAGCTCGTCGAATGGCTCGCGACCTTGCCGTCAGGCCTCAAGGTGAAAGGGCAGGAAGGCAAGTATCTCTTCAAGAAGGCGATGGAGCCGCTGTTGCCGAACGATGTGCTCTATCGTCCCAAGATGGGATTTTCGGTGCCGCTGTCCCGCTGGTTTCGCGGCCCGCTCCGGGAGCGTGTGCGCCAGACCGTGCTCGGCGAGACGCTTGCGGCGACCGGGATATTCAACCCGGACTACCTGCGCCATCTCGTCGACGCGCATCAGTCCGGCGCCCGCGACTACAGCTCGCCGCTGTGGTCGCTGATGATGTTCGAAGCCTTCGTGCGCAACGCCGGAGGGTATCCCGCGCGGGTGCCGGAGCTCGCCGCGGCGGTGTGA
- the asnB gene encoding asparagine synthase (glutamine-hydrolyzing) gives MCGIHGIYRFDAAPVSPAQLSAMGDVTRHRGPDDEGWHIDADGRCGIAMRRLSIIDLAGGHQPISNADDTLSVVCNGEIYNFRELRTELQERGYRFKTGSDSEVLVHLYDALGDDFVHRLDGMFNFALWDARRKRLLIGRDPLGVKPLYVHRSASMLAFATEAKALLELPGVGRELDREVIADYLHLGYVAAPNSMFRDIRKLPPATLLSVENGEVRQWRYWRLPSPVERRVTEADWIARIRDGMERAVHRQMVSDVPIGAFLSGGVDSSAVVAFMAKHSEHPIRTYAIGFEGGEAEQLYNELPYARQVANLIGTEHHEIVVTPDVVGLLPKLLWHLDEPVADSAFITTFLVSEFARRDVKVILSGVGGDELFGGYRRYLGGHYVKKLQRLPRWSRQLMSRTAAMLPSDRHSKVLNTMRLARGFLASAELSPDERYRHYLQVLDRASIAELMNGKTGTTDALRDAFAAAGDEDALNRMFAVDAETQLPDDLLLLTDKMSMAVSLECRVPLLDRELVELAAAIPEALKVRDGRLKHLMKEALADVLPASILDRKKRGFGTPMGAWLKRDLAPVLRRLLSADVVRDRGLFEPKVIARLMADHDANRIDGTDALLALMNLEIWSRIFLDRRSPDDVTTELKAYLP, from the coding sequence ATGTGCGGCATTCACGGCATCTATCGCTTTGACGCCGCGCCCGTTTCACCGGCGCAGCTGTCGGCGATGGGCGACGTGACGCGCCATCGCGGTCCGGACGACGAAGGCTGGCACATCGACGCGGACGGGCGCTGCGGCATCGCGATGCGCCGGCTGTCGATCATCGATCTGGCCGGCGGGCACCAGCCGATCTCGAACGCGGACGACACGCTGTCGGTCGTGTGCAACGGGGAGATCTACAACTTCCGCGAACTGCGCACCGAATTGCAGGAGCGGGGCTACCGCTTCAAGACGGGGTCCGACAGCGAAGTGCTCGTGCACCTCTACGACGCGCTCGGCGACGATTTCGTGCACCGTCTCGATGGCATGTTCAATTTCGCGCTGTGGGACGCGCGGCGAAAACGCCTGCTGATCGGGCGCGACCCGCTCGGCGTAAAGCCGCTGTACGTGCATCGTTCCGCCAGCATGCTCGCATTCGCGACCGAGGCGAAAGCGCTGCTCGAGCTTCCCGGCGTCGGACGCGAACTCGATCGCGAGGTGATCGCCGACTACCTCCACCTCGGGTACGTCGCCGCGCCGAACTCGATGTTCCGCGACATCCGCAAGCTGCCGCCGGCAACGCTGCTGTCGGTCGAGAACGGCGAAGTGCGGCAGTGGCGCTACTGGCGGCTGCCGTCGCCCGTCGAGCGTCGTGTCACCGAAGCGGACTGGATCGCCCGCATTCGCGATGGCATGGAACGCGCGGTGCATCGACAGATGGTCAGCGACGTGCCGATCGGTGCTTTCCTGTCGGGAGGCGTCGATTCGAGCGCCGTGGTCGCGTTCATGGCGAAACATTCCGAACACCCGATCCGCACTTACGCCATCGGCTTCGAGGGCGGCGAAGCCGAGCAGCTCTACAACGAGTTGCCTTACGCCCGGCAGGTCGCGAACCTGATCGGCACCGAACATCACGAGATCGTCGTCACGCCCGATGTCGTGGGCCTGCTGCCCAAGCTGCTGTGGCACCTGGACGAACCGGTGGCGGATTCGGCTTTCATCACGACTTTTCTCGTGTCCGAATTCGCGCGCCGTGACGTCAAGGTGATCCTGTCGGGCGTCGGCGGGGACGAGCTCTTCGGCGGCTATCGCCGCTACCTCGGCGGCCACTACGTGAAGAAGCTGCAGCGCCTGCCGCGCTGGTCGCGCCAGCTGATGTCGCGCACTGCGGCGATGCTGCCGAGCGACCGGCACTCGAAAGTGCTCAACACGATGCGGCTCGCACGCGGCTTTCTCGCGTCCGCCGAGCTGTCGCCCGACGAGCGTTATCGCCACTACCTGCAGGTGCTCGATCGTGCGTCGATCGCCGAGCTTATGAACGGCAAGACCGGCACGACCGACGCGTTGCGCGACGCCTTTGCCGCGGCCGGCGACGAAGACGCGCTGAACCGCATGTTCGCCGTCGACGCCGAAACGCAGCTGCCCGACGACCTGCTGCTGCTGACCGACAAGATGAGCATGGCGGTGTCGCTCGAATGCCGCGTACCGCTGCTCGACCGGGAACTCGTCGAACTCGCCGCCGCGATTCCCGAAGCGCTGAAAGTCAGGGACGGCCGCCTCAAGCACCTGATGAAGGAGGCGCTCGCCGACGTGCTGCCCGCGAGCATTCTCGATCGCAAGAAGCGCGGCTTCGGCACGCCGATGGGAGCGTGGCTGAAACGTGACCTCGCGCCGGTGCTGCGCCGCCTGCTGTCGGCCGACGTCGTGCGCGATCGCGGGCTTTTCGAGCCGAAAGTGATCGCCCGGCTGATGGCCGACCACGACGCGAACCGGATCGACGGCACCGACGCGTTGCTCGCGCTGATGAACCTCGAGATCTGGAGCCGCATTTTCCTCGACCGCCGCTCTCCCGACGACGTGACGACCGAACTCAAGGCGTACCTCCCATGA
- a CDS encoding glycosyltransferase, exosortase A system-associated encodes MRILHVLDHSLPLHSGYTFRTAAIVREQRALGWETFHLTTPKQGKSAGPVEEADGLHFHRTPAPDEAGLLAQMRFTAARLDELVRALHPDVIHAHSPVLNALPSLWVARRRKLPVVYELRASWEDAAVDHGTTTEGSVRYRLSRALESFALHQVDQVTTICEGLRGDIASRGIAADKITVIPNAVDAGAFKFGAEPDAALRTELGLDGKTVVGFAGSFYGYEGLHLLVSALARLVGRFPEICLLLVGGGVQEEALRRQAHAEGIADRVVFTGRVAHHRVQKYYELIDVLAYPRLPIRLTELVTPLKPLEAMAQGRMFVASDVGGHRELVRDGETGFLCKAGSVEALADAIASVLGNREAWPGVRANARAFVERERTWANSVSRYRDVYRRALATRGREALLAGAR; translated from the coding sequence ATGCGCATCCTGCACGTCCTCGACCATTCGCTCCCGCTGCACAGCGGCTACACGTTCCGTACCGCGGCGATCGTGCGCGAGCAGCGCGCGCTCGGCTGGGAGACGTTTCACCTGACGACGCCGAAGCAGGGCAAGTCGGCAGGGCCGGTCGAGGAGGCCGACGGGCTGCATTTCCATCGCACGCCCGCGCCTGACGAAGCCGGTCTGCTGGCGCAGATGCGGTTTACCGCCGCGCGGCTCGACGAACTCGTCCGCGCACTGCACCCGGACGTGATCCACGCGCATTCGCCGGTATTGAACGCGTTGCCGAGCCTGTGGGTCGCGCGCCGGCGCAAGCTGCCGGTCGTCTACGAACTGCGGGCGTCGTGGGAGGATGCGGCAGTCGATCATGGCACGACGACTGAAGGCAGCGTGCGCTACCGCCTGTCGCGCGCGCTCGAGAGCTTTGCGTTGCATCAGGTCGACCAGGTCACGACGATCTGCGAAGGCTTGCGCGGCGACATCGCGTCGCGCGGCATTGCGGCGGACAAGATCACGGTGATCCCGAACGCCGTCGATGCCGGCGCGTTCAAGTTCGGCGCCGAACCCGATGCCGCGCTGCGCACCGAACTCGGCCTGGACGGCAAGACGGTGGTCGGGTTCGCCGGCTCGTTCTACGGTTACGAAGGGCTGCACCTGTTGGTGTCGGCGCTCGCCCGGCTCGTCGGGCGCTTCCCCGAAATTTGCCTGTTGCTGGTCGGCGGCGGCGTGCAGGAAGAGGCGCTGCGGCGCCAGGCGCATGCCGAAGGGATCGCCGACCGCGTCGTCTTCACCGGGCGGGTCGCGCACCACCGGGTGCAGAAATATTACGAGCTGATCGACGTGCTTGCCTATCCGCGCCTGCCGATCCGGCTCACCGAGCTCGTCACGCCGCTGAAGCCGCTCGAGGCGATGGCCCAGGGACGCATGTTCGTCGCGTCGGACGTCGGCGGCCACCGCGAGCTCGTGCGCGACGGCGAAACCGGCTTCCTGTGCAAGGCCGGCAGCGTCGAGGCGCTCGCCGACGCGATCGCGTCGGTCCTCGGCAACCGCGAAGCGTGGCCGGGCGTGCGAGCGAACGCGCGCGCGTTCGTCGAGCGCGAGCGGACCTGGGCGAACAGCGTCAGCCGTTATCGCGATGTCTATCGCCGGGCGCTCGCGACGCGCGGGCGCGAAGCCTTGCTGGCCGGAGCGAGGTAA